From one Brachypodium distachyon strain Bd21 chromosome 4, Brachypodium_distachyon_v3.0, whole genome shotgun sequence genomic stretch:
- the LOC100824237 gene encoding putative protease Do-like 14: MYLHSEDYRHIAHKFDDGGPVIDLNGKVVGLFNISTRGSFIPSSILLKCLKSWKIAGAIFRPLVGLTFKAIKLLEPGRVDKIWRMYKIEDGLIVEQVSEGSHAQKLGIREGDIIECFDGKCISTTVELENMFLSICNSPFYSLDGKVHISVGVFSIRKKLRRNVVLTANLSEHGEIVRGPLVS, encoded by the exons ATGTACTTGCATTCTGAAGATTATCGACATATTGCTCACAAG TTTGACGATGGCGGGCCAGTCATTGATCTTAATGGAAAAGTTGTGGGACTGTTCAACATTAGTACGAGAGGGTCCTTTATACCTTCTTCTATTTTGCTCAAGTGCTTGAAATCATGGAAGATCGCCGG GGCAATCTTTCGACCTCTCGTTGGATTGACTTTCAAGGCTATCAAGCTGCTAGAGCCTGGACGTGTTGATAAGATATGGCGTATGTATAAGATTGAGGACGGTCTTATCGTCGAACAG GTGTCAGAGGGATCTCACGCCCAGAAACTTGGGATCCGAGAAGGTGATATAATCGAATGTTTTGACGGGAAATGCATTTCTACTACAGTGGAG TTGGAGAACATgttcttgagtatttgcaacAGCCCTTTTTACAGCCTTGATGGCAAAGTTCACATTTCG GTTGGGGTTTTTTCTATCCGCAAAAAACTCCGGAGGAATGTAGTGTTGACTGCAAATTTATCTGAGCATGGAGAAATTGTGCGAG GTCCTCTTGTCTCTTGA
- the LOC100823927 gene encoding two-component response regulator-like PRR95 isoform X2, whose translation MSGFLLLSTIMEHEACKNIPVIMMSSNDAVSMVFKCMLKGAADFLVKPIRKNELRNLWQHVWRKQLSNGGLVQHTQQEDKLTEWQGQKTGVTKAEHLIENVAHKRKECSEQESDAQSSCTRSEVEAESKHTNNFLEFKQITGKYLSSDLKSTEDNGQTKTQTIRDDNLIPRRERDLSPRKQPCLKDNDCQKATREIEVVHIIDDEQKSNAQTDVDVMRTTFHGNCDKGFSIPAHQLELSLRRSDYSKLDDQEKNDKRTLNHSTSSAFSLYNCRTASSCGNAGDAHLCSTSATHVDLEMKTGDSVAPSQDKTDAICPPIRVVPFPVPVAGLTFNGQPFWSGAPVAPLLYPQSGPPIWNSKTSTSKQAAAQAILSQQKWQQSNATVMDSDQAEITQGQEVLPAPNANEKHLHVEIPSDDPQHVSPMTGDSGSSTVLNNSGNAPSGSGCDSSSNRIVAPLDPCNSFNGVPENPSMDGTHHLSQREVALNKFRLKRKERCFEKKVRYQSRKLLAEQRPRVKGQFVRQEPSIQGS comes from the exons ATGTCTGGGTTCCTCCTACTCTCCACAATAATGGAACATGAAGCGTGCAAAAATATCCCTGTCATAA TGATGTCTTCAAATGATGCAGTTAGCATGGTTTTCAAATGCATGCTGAAGGGCGCAGCAGATTTCCTTGTTAAGCCGATACGAAAAAATGAGTTACGGAACTTGTGGCAGCACGTTTGGAGAAAACAGCTA TCAAACGGTGGGCTTGTGCAACATACACAACAAGAAGATAAACTTACAGAATGGCAAGGACAGAAGACTGGAGTGACAAAAGCTGAACATTTGATTGAAAATGTAGCCCACAAAAGAAAGGAATGCAGTGAACAAGAAAGTGATGCTCAA AGTTCTTGCACAAGGTCAGAAGTCGAGGCTGAGAGTAAGCACACGAACAATTTCTTGGAGTTTAAGCAGATAACAGGAAAATATTTATCTAGTGACCTCAAAAGCACTGAGGACAATGGACAGACCAAAACTCAAA CAATTAGAGATGATAACCTGATTCCAAGGAGAGAAAGGGATTTATCACCGAGGAAACAGCCATGTTTGAAAGATAATGACTGTCAAAAAGCTACCAGAGAGATTGAGGTAGTCCATATTATTGATGATGAACAGAAATCTAATGCACAGACAGATGTGGATGTTATGAGAACAACTTTTCATGGAAACTGTGATAAGGGGTTCTCCATCCCAGCACATCAGTTAGAGCTTTCTCTCAGAAGATCTGACTACAGCAAATTAGATGACCAGGAGAAAAATGATAAAAGAACTCTGAACCACTCAACTTCATCTGCATTTTCCTT GTACAACTGCAGGACTGCATCCTCTTGTGGTAATGCTGGTGATGCTCACCTATGTAGCACCTCAGCAACACATGTGGATCTGGAAATGAAAACTGGAGATTCAGTGGCTCCCTCTCAAGACAAGACAGACGCAATTTGCCCTCCTATCAGAGTTGTACCATTTCCTGTTCCTGTTGCAGGCCTCACATTTAACGGACAGCCATTCTGGAGCGGTGCACCCGTCGCTCCCCTTCTCTATCCACAGTCCGGTCCTCCCATTTGGAACAGCAAAACATCCACGTCGAAACAAGCGGCCGCACAAGCAATTTTGTCACAGCAGAAGTGGCAACAGAGCAATGCAACAGTAATGGATTCTGACCAGGCTGAAATCACACAGGGACAAGAAGTTTTACCTGCACCAAATGCAAACGAAAAACATCTGCACGTTGAAATTCCTTCAGACGACCCGCAGCATGTTTCTCCCATGACCGGTGACAGCGGAAGCAGTACTGTGCTGAACAACTCCGGGAATGCTCCCAGTGGCAGTGGCTGCGACAGCTCTTCCAACCGGATCGTGGCCCCTTTAGATCCATGCAATTCATTCAATGGTGTTCCTGAAAATCCAAGCATGGATGGTACACATCACCTGAGCCAACGGGAGGTCGCGCTGAACAAGTTTCGGCTAAAGAGGAAAGAAAGGTGCTTTGAGAAGAAG GTGCGGTACCAGAGCAGAAAATTACTTGCAGAGCAGCGGCCCCGGGTGAAGGGCCAGTTTGTTCGACAAGAACCTAGCATACAAGGAAGCTAG
- the LOC100823927 gene encoding two-component response regulator-like PRR95 isoform X1 translates to MAPGMGRGGGGVEDREVVNVEDQGETGQEALRALPMMPVRVLLAEGDDSTRHVISALLRKCGYHVAAASDGVKAWEILKEKSFNIDLVLTEVELPAMSGFLLLSTIMEHEACKNIPVIMMSSNDAVSMVFKCMLKGAADFLVKPIRKNELRNLWQHVWRKQLSNGGLVQHTQQEDKLTEWQGQKTGVTKAEHLIENVAHKRKECSEQESDAQSSCTRSEVEAESKHTNNFLEFKQITGKYLSSDLKSTEDNGQTKTQTIRDDNLIPRRERDLSPRKQPCLKDNDCQKATREIEVVHIIDDEQKSNAQTDVDVMRTTFHGNCDKGFSIPAHQLELSLRRSDYSKLDDQEKNDKRTLNHSTSSAFSLYNCRTASSCGNAGDAHLCSTSATHVDLEMKTGDSVAPSQDKTDAICPPIRVVPFPVPVAGLTFNGQPFWSGAPVAPLLYPQSGPPIWNSKTSTSKQAAAQAILSQQKWQQSNATVMDSDQAEITQGQEVLPAPNANEKHLHVEIPSDDPQHVSPMTGDSGSSTVLNNSGNAPSGSGCDSSSNRIVAPLDPCNSFNGVPENPSMDGTHHLSQREVALNKFRLKRKERCFEKKVRYQSRKLLAEQRPRVKGQFVRQEPSIQGS, encoded by the exons ATGGCGCCCGGGatggggcgaggaggaggaggagtggagGATAGGGAGGTGGTGAACGTGGAGGATCAAGGGGAAACGGGTCAGGAGGCGCTGCGCGCGCTGCCGATGATGCCCGTGAGGGTTCTGCTCGCCGAGGGCGACGACTCCACGCGCCACGTCATCTCCGCGCTCCTCCGCAAGTGCGGCTACCACG TTGCTGCAGCTTCTGATGGCGTCAAGGCCTGGGAAATACTAAAGGAAAAATCTTTCAATATAGACCTTGTTCTAACTGAAGTTGAACTTCCTGCGATGTCTGGGTTCCTCCTACTCTCCACAATAATGGAACATGAAGCGTGCAAAAATATCCCTGTCATAA TGATGTCTTCAAATGATGCAGTTAGCATGGTTTTCAAATGCATGCTGAAGGGCGCAGCAGATTTCCTTGTTAAGCCGATACGAAAAAATGAGTTACGGAACTTGTGGCAGCACGTTTGGAGAAAACAGCTA TCAAACGGTGGGCTTGTGCAACATACACAACAAGAAGATAAACTTACAGAATGGCAAGGACAGAAGACTGGAGTGACAAAAGCTGAACATTTGATTGAAAATGTAGCCCACAAAAGAAAGGAATGCAGTGAACAAGAAAGTGATGCTCAA AGTTCTTGCACAAGGTCAGAAGTCGAGGCTGAGAGTAAGCACACGAACAATTTCTTGGAGTTTAAGCAGATAACAGGAAAATATTTATCTAGTGACCTCAAAAGCACTGAGGACAATGGACAGACCAAAACTCAAA CAATTAGAGATGATAACCTGATTCCAAGGAGAGAAAGGGATTTATCACCGAGGAAACAGCCATGTTTGAAAGATAATGACTGTCAAAAAGCTACCAGAGAGATTGAGGTAGTCCATATTATTGATGATGAACAGAAATCTAATGCACAGACAGATGTGGATGTTATGAGAACAACTTTTCATGGAAACTGTGATAAGGGGTTCTCCATCCCAGCACATCAGTTAGAGCTTTCTCTCAGAAGATCTGACTACAGCAAATTAGATGACCAGGAGAAAAATGATAAAAGAACTCTGAACCACTCAACTTCATCTGCATTTTCCTT GTACAACTGCAGGACTGCATCCTCTTGTGGTAATGCTGGTGATGCTCACCTATGTAGCACCTCAGCAACACATGTGGATCTGGAAATGAAAACTGGAGATTCAGTGGCTCCCTCTCAAGACAAGACAGACGCAATTTGCCCTCCTATCAGAGTTGTACCATTTCCTGTTCCTGTTGCAGGCCTCACATTTAACGGACAGCCATTCTGGAGCGGTGCACCCGTCGCTCCCCTTCTCTATCCACAGTCCGGTCCTCCCATTTGGAACAGCAAAACATCCACGTCGAAACAAGCGGCCGCACAAGCAATTTTGTCACAGCAGAAGTGGCAACAGAGCAATGCAACAGTAATGGATTCTGACCAGGCTGAAATCACACAGGGACAAGAAGTTTTACCTGCACCAAATGCAAACGAAAAACATCTGCACGTTGAAATTCCTTCAGACGACCCGCAGCATGTTTCTCCCATGACCGGTGACAGCGGAAGCAGTACTGTGCTGAACAACTCCGGGAATGCTCCCAGTGGCAGTGGCTGCGACAGCTCTTCCAACCGGATCGTGGCCCCTTTAGATCCATGCAATTCATTCAATGGTGTTCCTGAAAATCCAAGCATGGATGGTACACATCACCTGAGCCAACGGGAGGTCGCGCTGAACAAGTTTCGGCTAAAGAGGAAAGAAAGGTGCTTTGAGAAGAAG GTGCGGTACCAGAGCAGAAAATTACTTGCAGAGCAGCGGCCCCGGGTGAAGGGCCAGTTTGTTCGACAAGAACCTAGCATACAAGGAAGCTAG
- the LOC104584713 gene encoding uncharacterized protein LOC104584713: MASCASWADVFNKSTPSVFYAWIGPKADKLNEINAIAKRAKPADDVAIIAGAPAAAETEAEAEDDIQGDLEVEDSSTMGANSTAFFVGSNDTEIFMLTSAHGLDHLYTEEHPLTLQTMRMFEVWILCDHYEQDYQHDVLTWKKKYSDDRGYGKATIVGGDSSKDILLLSVKKKNITSYRGKGPCKKVHPSLVISMTNPKEANDALMISWPSHHTRTTTKGPVGPMRVIDAVGENNEHGYKMKLLEVYMKSMRGSSGAPLLNAQGEVIGLLHGGFEGNHSYFVAVEHIRAFLRARKVGKPDANIGP, translated from the coding sequence aTGGCGTCCTGCGCCAGTTGGGCTGATGTATTCAATAAATCGACTCCTTCCGTTTTCTATGCCTGGATAGGTCCGAAGGCAGACAAGTTGAACGAAATCAATGCTATTGCTAAAAGAGCAAAACCAGCAGATGATGTGGCTATAATAGCAggagcaccagcagcagcagaaacagaagcagaagcagaagaTGACATTCAAGGAGATCTTGAAGTTGAGGACAGCAGCACAATGGGTGCAAATTCCACTGCGTTTTTTGTCGGCTCTAATGACACAGAAATATTTATGCTGACAAGTGCTCATGGGTTAGACCACCTATATACAGAAGAACACCCTCTTACCCTGCAGACAATGAGGATGTTCGAGGTTTGGATATTATGTGACCACTATGAACAAGATTATCAGCACGATGTATTAACATGGAAGAAGAAATATTCAGATGATAGGGGATATGGCAAAGCAACTATAGTAGGAGGGGATTCTTCAAAAGATATCCTTCTCTTGTctgtgaaaaagaaaaacataacaAGCTATAGGGGCAAGGGACCGTGCAAGAAAGTCCACCCATCACTTGTCATAAGCATGACTAACCCAAAGGAGGCAAACGACGCTTTGATGATATCTTGGCCCTCGCATCACACAAGGACCACAACAAAAGGTCCTGTGGGTCCAATGAGGGTGATAGACGCAGTAGGTGAGaacaatgagcatggatacaAGATGAAGTTGCTAGAAGTCTATATGAAAAGTATGCGTGGATCTTCAGGTGCTCCTCTTCTCAATGCTCAAGGGGAGGTAATTGGCCTTCTGCACGGAGGATTCGAAGGAAATCATTCTTATTTTGTGGCTGTAGAGCATATCAGGGCATTTCTGCGAGCAAGGAAGGTAGGGAAGCCTGATGCCAATATAGGACCCTAG
- the LOC100837300 gene encoding protein STAY-GREEN, chloroplastic: protein MATTAAASTMSLLPLSQLKQLQKQRQRRSRHAPAGSVLVLGRRSRRVVPITARLFGPAIFEASKLKVLFLGVDDAEAKHPGKLPRTYTLTHSDVTARLTLAVSHTINAAQLQGWYNRLQRDEVVAEWKKVRGSMSLHVHCHISGGHFLLDLIAGLRYYIFRKELPVVLKAFVHGDGSLFSRHPELEEATVWVYFHSNLPRFNRVECWGPLRDAAAPADDEAVGDIPTDIADAAAAATADEQMMPSAAAAGDWPRRCAGQCDCCFPPDSLIPWPHEQDMADAGQGQMPQ from the exons ATGGCGACCACCGCTGCCGCTTCCACCATGTCCCTGCTCCCGCTGTCACAGCTCAAACAGCTGCAGAAGCAACGGCAGCGCCGGAGCCGGCACGCTCCCGCGGGATCCGTGCTCGTGCTCGGGCGGCGGAGCCGACGCGTCGTGCCG ATCACGGCGCGGCTGTTCGGGCCGGCGATCTTCGAGGCGTCGAAGCTGAAGGTGCTGTTCCTGGGCGTGGACGACGCGGAGGCGAAGCACCCGGGGAAGCTGCCCCGGACGTACACGCTGACCCACAGCGACGTGACGGCGCGGCTGACGCTGGCGGTGTCGCACACCATCAACGCCGCCCAGCTGCAGGGCTGGTACAACAGGCTGCAGCGGGACGAGGTGGTGGCCGAGTGGAAGAAGGTCCGCGGATCCATGTCGCTCCACGTCCACTGCCACATCTCCGGCGGCCACTTTCTCCTCGACCTCATCGCCGGCCTCCGCTACTACATCTTCCGTAAGGAGCTCCCCgtg gTTCTGAAGGCGTTCGTGCACGGCGACGGCAGCCTGTTCAGCCGGCAcccggagctggaggaggccaCGGTGTGGGTCTACTTCCACTCCAACCTCCCACGCTTCAACCGCGTCGAGTGCTGGGGCCCGCTCCGCGACGCCGCTGCGCCGGCCGACGACGAAGCTGTTGGAGACATCCCCACCGACAtcgccgatgccgccgccgccgccaccgcggacGAGCAGATGATGCcgtcggcagcggcggcaggcgaCTGGCCGCGGCGGTGCGCGGGCCAGTGCGACTGCTGCTTCCCGCCCGACAGCCTCATCCCCTGGCCGCACGAGCAGGACATGGCCGACGCCGGCCAGGGGCAGATGCCGCAGTGA
- the LOC100837601 gene encoding NDR1/HIN1-like protein 1: protein METTSRKHLCEVHRASSVRRERVVLAAAAALAVAAGVVALALFLAYRPTKPQATVARVAVYRLDSNANSSPSSCAVSANLQFMLLLRNPSGRAALLYDGLVAYSSYRGEPVTLPSRLPPLIQEHGGGLAGEAVALTPLLGSGPMPMPVTADAARALDADRAAGRVPLRLVVAGRVRYKTGPFVTGRDLYVRCDVVVGLTAGFAVGGGGGGEVPLLEYPRCAVDG, encoded by the coding sequence ATGGAGACCACCTCCAGGAAGCACCTCTGCGAGGTCCACCGCGCGAGCAGCGTCCGCCGCGAGCGCGTCGtgctcgcggccgccgccgccctcgcggtGGCCGCGGGCGTCGTCGCGCTCGCGCTCTTCCTAGCCTACCGCCCCACCAAGCCTCAGGCCACGGTGGCGCGCGTCGCCGTGTACCGCCTGGACAGCAACGCCAactcttccccttcctcctgcgCGGTCTCCGCGAACCTGCAGttcatgctgctgctgcgcaaCCCGAgcggccgcgccgcgctgctcTACGACGGGCTCGTCGCCTACTCGTCGTACCGCGGGGAGCCCGTGACCCTCCCCTCGCGTCTCCCGCCGCTGATCCAGGAGCACGGCGGTGGCTTGGCCGGGGAAGCGGTCGCGCTGACGCCGCTGCTCGGCAGCGGCCCCATGCCGATGCCGGTGACGGCGGACGCGGCGCGCGCTCTGGACGCGGACCGCGCGGCGGGGCGCGTGCCGCTGCGGCTCGTCGTCGCGGGCCGCGTCAGGTACAAGACCGGGCCGTTCGTTACCGGGCGCGACCTGTACGTGAGGTGCGATGTCGTCGTTGGGCTGACCGCAGGGTTTGCTgtgggcgggggcggcggcggggaggtgCCGCTGCTCGAGTACCCCCGGTGTGCTGTGGACGGTTGA